From the genome of Plasmodium malariae genome assembly, chromosome: 9, one region includes:
- the PmUG01_09037800 gene encoding conserved Plasmodium protein, unknown function — MDSDIIDEEFVYGKNIEKIKKKKALILDCLKSVTDPDLKKNIVELNFVRNLKIIEKECRKYDVNFDLNLTTPACPVKEELVAECKKKLRLYEWIENVNINITFINFNENNNKRNRINKIENIILIYSCKGGVGKSFFSVNFSFYLKKKGASVGLLDADINGPSLPTLLPFEHTYAKFKNTKKTRNNKIFYEKELGNYDHSDDCTSGISKKEIEQKLDFLHIPIVDHHNEKWQKIDQIKGERGQERADSNELNSHRDKIGDIYGIDRIFNIDNSDNVNRTNNANRTNSANRSNQPNRSSTINLKGNDDDDKESQKVVRDHVPYQNLGETKNNVHRISYDQGSVKDKEVCEDERNDEKEEEEENVDRQPMIEPLVFKDVKLMSYAYIKNKKNLGFASFRGPILNELINEFINHVDWGILDYLIIDMPPGTNDIHLNLFETEKIDGIIMVSTPNDLSINDVEKGINMCNYFNIPIICLIVNMSYFICDSCDKKHYIFNNCNMEDLKKKFTKVYDIPFHSLFARNAYQACDSSGDGSGDGSGDGSGVRSGSRSGSHSGSHSGSRNGSRNGSRNGSRNGSRNGSRNGSRNGSRNGSRNGSRRDSRNDSRSDSHSDSRNDSRSGSRSGSYSGGYNGVRSDSQNGSCSDRKSGRTKGELKFPFILAFEKHYLIDKLECIFQNIIRQISIIKNNHMLNLPSLQIYNKQYIQLSFDSIENKYVFADDVLLCNIKDIRLKCTCDICKLNRKKKNYKKKKFLNRNIYVKDIIKLGTYNVKIVWSDQHVSVYSYSYLKHIFQKKRLSGGSAYCQVSNSDRYEW; from the coding sequence atggACAGTGACATAATCGACGAAGAATTTGTGTACGgcaaaaatattgaaaagataaagaaaaaaaaagcgcTAATCTTAGATTGCCTAAAAAGTGTAACAGACCcagatttaaaaaagaatattgtTGAGTTAAATTTTGTtcgtaatttaaaaataattgaaaagGAATGTAGAAAATATGACGTAAATTTTGATTTAAATTTGACAACTCCTGCCTGTCCTGTTAAGGAAGAATTAGTTGcagaatgtaaaaaaaaattgagatTATATGAATGGAtagaaaatgtaaatattaatataacatttataaattttaatgaaaataataacaaaagaaatcgaattaataaaattgaaaatattatattaatatatagttGTAAAGGAGGAGTAGggaaatcttttttttcagttaatttttcgttttacttgaaaaaaaaaggagcatCCGTTGGACTTCTTGATGCAGATATTAATGGCCCGAGCTTACCCACATTACTTCCATTTGAACATACATAcgcaaaatttaaaaatacaaaaaagacaaggaataataaaatattttatgaaaaggaGCTAGGTAATTATGACCATAGTGATGATTGTACAAGTGGTATATCAAAGAAGGAAATTGAACAAAAGCTGGATTTTTTGCATATCCCTATAGTTGATCATCACAATGAGAAATGGCAAAAGATCGATCAAATTAAAGGTGAGAGAGGGCAGGAAAGAGCAGATAGCAACGAGTTGAACAGTCACAGGGACAAAATTGGCGATATCTATGGAATTGATCGTATTTTTAACATTGACAACAGTGATAACGTTAATCGCACTAATAATGCTAATCGCACTAATAGTGCTAATCGTTCTAATCAACCTAATCGCAGTAGCACAATAAATTTGAAAGgtaatgatgatgatgataagGAATCGCAAAAGGTCGTGAGAGATCACGTGCCATACCAAAATTTGGGTGAAACGAAAAATAACGTGCACAGAATATCTTACGACCAGGGCAGTGTCAAGGATAAAGAAGTTTGTGAGGATGAACGAAACGACGAGAAGGAGGAAGAGGAGGAAAATGTGGATAGACAACCCATGATTGAACCATTAGTATTTAAAGATGTAAAATTAATGTCTTATgcgtatataaaaaataaaaaaaatttaggaTTTGCTTCTTTTCGAGGGCCTATActaaatgaattaataaacGAATTTATAAATCATGTAGATTGGGGAATCCTagattatttaattatagaCATGCCTCCAGGAACTAAtgatatacatttaaatttatttgaaaCTGAAAAAATTGATGGAATTATTATGGTAAGTACCCCCAATGATTTATCTATTAATGATGtagaaaaaggaataaacatgtgcaattattttaatataccaATAATTTGTCTGATTGTTAATAtgagttattttatttgtgaTAGCTGCgataaaaaacattatatttttaataactgCAATATGGAggatttgaaaaaaaaatttactaaagTGTACGACATTCCTTTTCATTCCTTGTTTGCAAGAAATGCGTACCAAGCTTGTGATAGCAGTGGTGATGGCAGTGGTGATGGCAGTGGTGATGGCAGCGGTGTACGTAGTGGTAGTCGTAGTGGTAGTCATAGTGGTAGTCATAGTGGTAGTCGTAATGGTAGTCGTAATGGTAGTCGTAATGGTAGTCGTAATGGTAGTCGTAATGGTAGTCGTAATGGTAGTCGTAATGGTAGTCGTAATGGTAGTCGTAATGGTAGTCGTCGTGATAGTCGTAATGATAGTCGTAGTGATAGTCATAGTGATAGTCGTAATGATAGTCGTAGTGGCAGTCGTAGTGGTAGTTATAGTGGTGGTTACAATGGCGTACGCAGTGATAGCCAAAATGGTAGTTGCAGTGACCGTAAAAGTGGTAGGACGAAGGGAGAGTTGAAATTCCCCTTTATTTTGGCCTTTGAAAAGCATTATTTAATTGACAAGCTAGAatgtatttttcaaaatattataagacaaatttctataataaaaaataatcatatgTTGAACTTACCAtctttacaaatatataacaaacaGTACATTCAACTATCCTTTGACTCgatagaaaataaatacgTCTTTGCAGATGATGTATTACTTTGTAATATTAAAGATATTCGATTAAAATGTACATGTGACATATGCAAATTAAataggaaaaagaaaaattacaaaaaaaaaaaatttttaaatcgtaatatttatgtaaaggATATTATAAAACTAGGTACGTACAATGTTAAAATTGTGTGGTCAGATCAGCATGTATCTGTTTACTCATATTCTTACTtgaaacatatttttcagaaaaaaagGCTCAGTGGGGGAAGTGCATATTGCCAGGTGAGCAACAGTGATAGGTATGAGTGGTAG
- the NOT2 gene encoding CCR4-NOT transcription complex subunit 2, putative, whose product MEGNNKNEDNDSNDINDLDIETNEQVSDLIKDHNCSSNNTNSISSPTNGNTHSRNDKEDEKNEIHWIEYMDENIEDNISDNSISNPMDNEVKHSVYINESTDMLQKESVLSSHIKENRISETKDSMEKNLNKDKRKKKEKNDKYEKCEKCEIFEKCQMHKINKKDKINARENHIKDNPQDSSNTEKDLLIHEHNNDVEGNYIWTKKKGICITNECDNYRKVCNEKRQSALNINLNQEILYNNNSVSTSRNNNGMNYDNKNKEISITTNRRENKKEETKLKKSGNPNNSKNKHERNSEDTIRSSETNIDNLKSKKNKKNIKLNENSMTKDKVNKINQINQINTTSNDLTLCKNNKLQDVCAEYNNEKFEYSLESKMSSRGDKKEEHGSSNIIDEGNSNSANDHNAMPHTNDANDYNIKGTCDQTDFPYDQTDVSCDRIRCTSGKTCKKNEKKKVEKKMNTMDAHRMKANNRDDICYRLPLDEHTNEERENSSHEDKEVYEKVNIDKGEKIPNCNESMHKDKLIDDQKEKSTEHTYKQEKDEYLSLEEILYETTERAKIYNRTNYGLLGILKVIKMTNPNLNILALGTDLTTLGLDLNTRDFLFSSFNSPISDNPTNKDDYFIKPNSYLNTHFQIRLSLLLKLKTETLFYIFYNIPRDVLQAYAASELYIRKWLYHIIYKKWFTPKNLSNYSSIEKCASWIYFDPISWSKKNYEDFLNTQDIMNVEDVTKCIENIIKLQSYYNINQPEGDQNVNTGRTCSKDSTNMANPANSSPTPTPTNIQTHTQTHTQTYT is encoded by the exons ATGG aaggaaataacaaaaatgaagataatgATTCTAACGATATAAACGATTTGGATATTGAAACGAATGAACAAGTATCAGATTTGATAAAGGATCATAACTGCAGTAGTAACAACACTAATAGCATTAGTAGCCCAACCAATGGCAATACACATAGCAGGAACGATAAAGAGGATGAGAAAAACGAAATTCACTGGATAGAATATATGGATGAAAACATAGAAGATAACATAAGTGATAACTCTATTTCCAACCCCATGGATAATGAAGTGAAACACTCAGTATATATTAACGAAAGCACCGATATGTTACAAAAGGAATCTGTTCTCTCTTCCcacataaaagaaaatagaatCAGTGAAACAAAAGATTCAATGGAAAAGAATCTGAATAAAGacaagaggaaaaaaaaagaaaaaaatgataagtACGAAAAATGCGAAAAATGcgaaatatttgaaaaatgtcAAATGcacaaaattaacaaaaaagacaaaataaaCGCAAGGGAAAATCATATTAAAGACAACCCACAGGATAGCAGTAACACGGAAAAAGATCTACTCATTCATGAACACAATAATGATGTAGAAGGTAACTATATATGgaccaaaaaaaaaggtatatgtATTACCAACGAATGTGATAATTACAGGAAAGTATGTAATGAGAAAAGACAGAGTGCATTAAATATTAACTTGAACcaagaaattttatataacaacAATTCTGTTAGCACTAGTAGAAATAACAATGGTATGAATTAtgacaataaaaataaagagattAGTATTACCACTAACAGAAGGGAAAACAAAAAGGAGgaaacaaaattaaagaaaagtGGCAATCCAAAtaacagtaaaaataaacatgaaAGAAACAGTGAAGATACAATTCGAAGTAGTGAAACAAATATAGATAATTTGAAAAGTAAgaagaataagaaaaatataaaattaaatgaaaatagtaTGACTAAagataaagtaaataaaatcaATCAAATCAATCAAATCAATACTACTAGTAATGATTTAACACtatgcaaaaataataagttaCAGGATGTTTGTgcagaatataataatgagaaATTTGAATACTCCTTGGAAAGTAAAATGTCAAGTAGGGGGGATAAAAAGGAAGAACATGGAAGTAGTAACATCATTGATGAAGGTAATTCTAACAGTGCGAACGATCATAATGCAATGCCTCATACGAATGATGCAAACGATTATAATATCAAGGGAACGTGCGATCAAACAGATTTCCCATATGACCAAACAGACGTCTCATGTGACAGAATAAGATGCACAAGTGGAAAAACTTgtaaaaagaatgaaaagaaaaaggtagaaaaaaaaatgaacactATGGATGCGCATAGAATGAAAGCGAATAATAGAGACGATATATGCTACAGACTTCCTTTGGACGAGCACACAAATGAGGAAAGGGAAAATAGTTCACATGAAGATAAAGAAGTCTATGAAAAGGTTAATATAGACAAAGGGGAGAAGATTCCAAACTGTAATGAGTCAATGCATAAGGACAAACTGATTGATGACCAAAAAGAGAAAAGCACtgaacatacatataaacaagaGAAAGACGAGTATCTCTCACTTGAAGAAATATTGTACGAAACAACAGAAAgggcaaaaatatataatagaacaAATTATGGATTATTAGGAATactaaaagtaataaaaatgacaaatccaaatttaaatattttagcaTTAGGAACAGATTTAACAACATTAGGATTAGATTTAAATACCCGTGATTTCCTTTTCTCCTCATTTAATTCACCTATATCAGATAATCCGACAAATAAAGatgattattttataaaaccaaattcttatttaaatacaCATTTTCAAATACgtttatctttattattaaaattaaaaacagagaccctcttttatattttttataatataccgAGAGATGTATTACAAGCTTATGCTGCTTCTGAactatatataagaaaatggCTCtaccatataatatataaaaaatggttTACTCCTAAAAATTTATCAAATTATTCAAGTATAGAAAAATGTGCTTCTTGGATATATTTTGACCCTATTTCAtggtcaaaaaaaaattacgagGATTTTCTGAACACGCAAGATATTATGAATGTAGAGGATGTTACTAAATGTATTGAGAATATAATTAAGTTGCAGtcttattataatataaatcaaCCAGAAGGTGATCAAAATGTCAATACAGGTCGAACCTGTAGTAAAGACAGCACAAATATGGCAAACCCAGCCAACTCTTCCCCCACACCCACACCCACAAACATCCAAACACACACACAAACGCACacacaaacatatacataa